The following coding sequences lie in one Ctenopharyngodon idella isolate HZGC_01 chromosome 11, HZGC01, whole genome shotgun sequence genomic window:
- the srsf11 gene encoding serine/arginine-rich splicing factor 11 isoform X1, whose translation MTSSTNVIQVTNVSPSSTAEQMRTLFGFIGTIDELKLFPPDDSPLPVTSRVCFVKFHEPESVGVSQHLTNTVFVDRALIVVPFAEGVIPDESKALSLLAPANAVAGLLPGGGLLPTPNPVPSIGGVPLGGLGGPNLDPMAALAMAAPNINPQTLSAEQLMKLMASIDPKLNPLAAGLNLTPGLKADASNKEIEEAMKRVREAQSLISAAIEPGSKKDDKRKRSRSRSRSRRRRSRSRSRHRRSKSHSRRRSRSRSRRRSKSPRRRRSHSRDRSRRSRSRDRRKEEKNRKRSKTPPKSYSSARRSRSTSRKRHRRSRSMSRSPKKSRSPKRKLSRSPSPRRHKKEKKKDKDRERDRDRDRKDDRERNREKRERSTSKKSKDKDKDRDRKSDSEKGDVKLLHVLKMTVANKWLNQTTEAVGDTKHHAEQVTRDYDEEEQGYDSEHEEERERNSDAASSPQAKEPQADSADDAGRGESDGNSEDQRDEDMDMSD comes from the exons ATGACGTCCAGCACCAATGTGATCCAGGTGACGAACGTGTCGCCGAGCAGCACCGCGGAGCAGATGAGAACACTGTTTGGCTTCATCGGAACAATCGATGAGCTTAAACTCTTTCCACCAGA TGATTCTCCCTTGCCTGTGACTTCACGTGTATGTTTTGTAAAGTTCCACGAGCCGGAATCAGTCGGAGTTTCCCAGCACCTGACCAACACGGTCTTCGTGGACAGAGCGCTGATCGTCGTCCCCTTCGCAGAAG GAGTGATTCCTGACGAGTCCAAGGCTCTATCGCTGCTCGCTCCAGCCAATGCCGTCGCAGGATTGCTGCCAGGAGGCGGGCTCCTCCCGACGCCCAACCCCGTCCCATCT ATTGGTGGTGTTCCTCTTGGCGGTCTAGGAGGGCCAAACTTGGACCCCATGGCAGCTCTGGCAATGGCAGCGCCCAATATAAACCCTCAG ACTTTGTCAGCTGAGCAGCTCATGAAGCTCATGGCATCCATAGACCCCAA GCTGAACCCTCTCGCCGCCGGGCTGAATCTGACCCCTGGACTGAAGGCGGACGCCTCTAATAAAGAGATTGAAGAAGCCAtgaagagagtgagagaggcACAATCACTGATCTCCGCTGCAATCGAGCCTGGAA GTAAAAAGGATGATAAACGGAAACGATCAAGATCCAGGTCAAGATCCAGACGCAGGAGGTCCAGGTCCCGCTCCAGACACAG GCGCTCTAAGAGTCATTCCAGACGGAGGTCTCGCTCCAGGAGCAGGAGGAGGTCGAAGAGCCCCAGGAGGAGGAGGTCTCATTCCAGGGATCGCAGCAGACGCTCCAGGTCCAG AGATCGGAGGAAGGAAGAAAAGAATAGAAAACGTTCAAAAACTCCACCGAAAAGCTACAGCAGCGCCAGAAGGTCCCGCAGTACCAGCCG CAAACGGCACAGGAGAAGTCGCAGCATGTCTCGATCCCCAAAGAAGTCTCGATCTCCCAAGAGAAAACTGTCCCGCTCCCCGTCTCCTCGCAG AcacaagaaagagaaaaagaaggaTAAAGACCGCGAGAGAGACCGTGACCGAGACAGAAAAGACGATCGGGAACGAAATCGGGAAAAAAGGGAACGTTCCACCAGCAAGAAGAGCAAAGACAAGGACAAGGACCGAGACCGAAAGTCCGACAGCGAGAAGGGAGATGTGAAG CTGTTACATGTCTTGAAAATgacggttgctaacaagtggctaaatcaGACTACAGAGGCAGTCGGCGACACTAAACATCACGCCGAACAG GTGACCAGGGACTACGATGAGGAAGAGCAGGGCTACGACAGCGAGCATGAGGAAGAGCGAGAGAGGAACTCTGACGCCGCCTCATCGCCGCAGGCCAAAGAGCCTCAAGCGGACAGTGCAGATGACGCTGGTCGTGGCGAGTCGGATGGAAACAGTGAAGACCAGCGAGACGAAGACATGGACATGAGCGACTGA
- the srsf11 gene encoding serine/arginine-rich splicing factor 11 isoform X2, with protein sequence MTSSTNVIQVTNVSPSSTAEQMRTLFGFIGTIDELKLFPPDDSPLPVTSRVCFVKFHEPESVGVSQHLTNTVFVDRALIVVPFAEGVIPDESKALSLLAPANAVAGLLPGGGLLPTPNPVPSIGGVPLGGLGGPNLDPMAALAMAAPNINPQTLSAEQLMKLMASIDPKLNPLAAGLNLTPGLKADASNKEIEEAMKRVREAQSLISAAIEPGSKKDDKRKRSRSRSRSRRRRSRSRSRHRRSKSHSRRRSRSRSRRRSKSPRRRRSHSRDRSRRSRSRDRRKEEKNRKRSKTPPKSYSSARRSRSTSRKRHRRSRSMSRSPKKSRSPKRKLSRSPSPRRHKKEKKKDKDRERDRDRDRKDDRERNREKRERSTSKKSKDKDKDRDRKSDSEKGDVKVTRDYDEEEQGYDSEHEEERERNSDAASSPQAKEPQADSADDAGRGESDGNSEDQRDEDMDMSD encoded by the exons ATGACGTCCAGCACCAATGTGATCCAGGTGACGAACGTGTCGCCGAGCAGCACCGCGGAGCAGATGAGAACACTGTTTGGCTTCATCGGAACAATCGATGAGCTTAAACTCTTTCCACCAGA TGATTCTCCCTTGCCTGTGACTTCACGTGTATGTTTTGTAAAGTTCCACGAGCCGGAATCAGTCGGAGTTTCCCAGCACCTGACCAACACGGTCTTCGTGGACAGAGCGCTGATCGTCGTCCCCTTCGCAGAAG GAGTGATTCCTGACGAGTCCAAGGCTCTATCGCTGCTCGCTCCAGCCAATGCCGTCGCAGGATTGCTGCCAGGAGGCGGGCTCCTCCCGACGCCCAACCCCGTCCCATCT ATTGGTGGTGTTCCTCTTGGCGGTCTAGGAGGGCCAAACTTGGACCCCATGGCAGCTCTGGCAATGGCAGCGCCCAATATAAACCCTCAG ACTTTGTCAGCTGAGCAGCTCATGAAGCTCATGGCATCCATAGACCCCAA GCTGAACCCTCTCGCCGCCGGGCTGAATCTGACCCCTGGACTGAAGGCGGACGCCTCTAATAAAGAGATTGAAGAAGCCAtgaagagagtgagagaggcACAATCACTGATCTCCGCTGCAATCGAGCCTGGAA GTAAAAAGGATGATAAACGGAAACGATCAAGATCCAGGTCAAGATCCAGACGCAGGAGGTCCAGGTCCCGCTCCAGACACAG GCGCTCTAAGAGTCATTCCAGACGGAGGTCTCGCTCCAGGAGCAGGAGGAGGTCGAAGAGCCCCAGGAGGAGGAGGTCTCATTCCAGGGATCGCAGCAGACGCTCCAGGTCCAG AGATCGGAGGAAGGAAGAAAAGAATAGAAAACGTTCAAAAACTCCACCGAAAAGCTACAGCAGCGCCAGAAGGTCCCGCAGTACCAGCCG CAAACGGCACAGGAGAAGTCGCAGCATGTCTCGATCCCCAAAGAAGTCTCGATCTCCCAAGAGAAAACTGTCCCGCTCCCCGTCTCCTCGCAG AcacaagaaagagaaaaagaaggaTAAAGACCGCGAGAGAGACCGTGACCGAGACAGAAAAGACGATCGGGAACGAAATCGGGAAAAAAGGGAACGTTCCACCAGCAAGAAGAGCAAAGACAAGGACAAGGACCGAGACCGAAAGTCCGACAGCGAGAAGGGAGATGTGAAG GTGACCAGGGACTACGATGAGGAAGAGCAGGGCTACGACAGCGAGCATGAGGAAGAGCGAGAGAGGAACTCTGACGCCGCCTCATCGCCGCAGGCCAAAGAGCCTCAAGCGGACAGTGCAGATGACGCTGGTCGTGGCGAGTCGGATGGAAACAGTGAAGACCAGCGAGACGAAGACATGGACATGAGCGACTGA